The DNA segment GAGGCCTCGCCGCCACCCGTGGCGACGCTGACCCGCTCGGTCACCGCGGCCGGCAGGTCCCGGACGAAGACGTCGTCGAATCCGTTGGTGTCGCCCGGCACCATGTTGTCCGCGGCGGAGTGGAAGGAGACGTGCTCGCCGTCGCCACTGATGTGCGGAAGATTGGCGTTCTCGTTGCCCTGCGCGCCCGAGGAGGAGACGCTGACGCGGACCGTCGTGCCGGCCTGCCGGTCGCGCACGAACACGTCGGCGAACCCGTTCGTGTCACCCGGCACCAGGTCGGAGGCGAACGACAGGAACGCCACCCGGTTGCCGTCGTCGGACACCGCGGGAATCACCGACTGCTCGTTCGCCTGGCTCCCGGCGGTGCTGACGCTCACCCGCTCGGTGGCGCCGGTCTGCCGGTCGTGCAGGAAGATGTCGCCGTAGCCGTTGGTGTCGCCGGGCACGAGGTTGGACGCCTCCGACCCGAAGACCACGTACCGCCCGTCGCCGCTGATCGCCGAGAGGACCGAGACGCCGTCGCCCTGGACCCCACCGGACGAGACGCTGACCCGCTCGGTGGTTCCGGCCCGGCGATCCCGCACGAACACGTCGATGGCGTCGTTCGTGTCGCCGGGGACCAGGTTCGCCGCGAAGGAGTCGAACACGACGAAGCGGCCGTCATCGCTGGCCACCCCGTTGGGGACGTCCACGATGTTGAAGCCGTCGGCCTGCACGCCGTCACTGCTGACGGTGACCCGTTCGGTCGTGACCGCGGCGGCCGCCGGTTCGACGTCCAGAGTCGCCGCGGCCAATGTCACCAGCGCGACGAGTCCGATCTTCAGCATGGGAAACGCGTCCTTCCTGCCGAGCACACGCCGGGGCTCGGGTCGGGTTTCGCCGTCCTGATCGTAGAGGCGGCGACCTGCCCTGACCTGCGGTTCGCGGTATGTTCGGCGCCGGACAACGGGTGAGACGAGGACCACGACGCCATGAATGATCACTACGGCGGCGGCGTCGGCGACCTGCCGCGATCGATGGTCGAGGTCGTGTGGGCGTCACGGCGCCCGATGTGGGTGGCGCGCCCCGGACTGCGGCTCCTCGACTTTCCTGACCACCAGGAGGCCGATCGGGCGAGCCTGCAGCGATTCCCGCAGGAACGCGACGCCTCGATCGTGTGGGCCTCGGTCCCGCCGGCGCTCGTGATCAGTTCCGGTCGGGATGACGAGCGGGCGATCGCGGATTACCTGCGCGAGGACGGCGACGTGATCGTCATGTGGGACAGCCTCGCCCTCCCGAGCGTGCTGCTGAGCGCGGCGGAGGCGGCGGCTCGGGTGCCGGAGATCGTGGCGACGGCCGCGCTGCTCTGGCTCTATCGCCCGGACCGGGATCTCATCCTCGAGCGGAACTACTTCGAGGACACGGTGACGGTGGCCCGGATCCCCCGGCCCGGCTAGAGCAGGAAGTCCAGCACGGCCGGGGTGAAGCCCGGTCCCAGCTGGGGGATGTGCGCGCCTCCGTTGATCGTCCACGCCTGGACGGTCGACGTACCCCCGCAGCCCTCGCTCCAGACGTGCACCGATGTGTCCACACCGGGCAGACCGGCGTCCAGGTCGATGTCGGCGCCGTCGCGGCCCGGCGAGGCGCACCCGTCGGCCTCCACCCATCGGGCGACCGTCAGAGCCGCCGGCGGATAGGGGACGCCGTTGATCTCGCCGCCGCCGATCGCGATGGTCTCGTCGGCGTCGCCGTGGATGGCGAGCACGCTCACCGGCTCCGACGGGCGGCAACGGGCGGGGTCGTCGGCGCCGATGCCGGCGAGCGAGACCACCGCCGCGATCTGGTCGGCGTGGTCGCAGGCCATCCGCAACGCCATGGCTCCGCCGTTGGAATGGCCGATGACAGAGACACGATCAGGATCTATCCGGTACGTCCTGAGCACCGTGCCGATCAGGTCATGCAGGAAGAGCGAGTCATCGGGCGCGGGCGGGGAGAACGCGCAGCACGCGTCGGTGGCGTTCCAGAACCGCTCGCCGCCGCTCTCGGCCGTCCCGTCCGGGGTGACGTAGACGAATCCCCGCGACCGCGCCTCGGGGATCAGCCGCAGGTACGACTCCAGCTCCCGCGCGTCGGACCCGTAGCCGTGCAGGCCGACGACGAGAGGAGCGGGACGGTCCGGATCGTAGGACTCCGGCACGAACACGGTGACCTGCCGCCCGCCGATCTCCACCGTTGCGGAACCGGTCGACGGCATGAGGGCCGACGGCGCCGGGGACGGGGACGCGGACGAGCCACAACCGACCGTCAGCAGCACGGTCACCACCGCGGCCATGACTCCGGCGCATCGTGCCATCGTCCCTCCCCGGTCCCGACAGTATCGGGCTCAGACCAGGCGGACCACCAAGCGCGACCGGTCAGCGGAGCGCGGCGACGGCCTCGTCCACCGTGCGATAGGTCGGCAGCTCCGCGGTCAGCCGCATCGTCTCCAGAACGGTCCTCAGGAAGGCCGAGCTTCCGGCGAGCACCAGCTCACCGGACCGGCTCCGGGCCGCGTTGCGCCCCCTGATCAGCGCACCGACACCGGTCGAGTCCACCACGTCCGCATCGCTGAGGTCGACGACGACGGCCGGGCACGCCGCC comes from the Actinoplanes sp. OR16 genome and includes:
- a CDS encoding PHB depolymerase family esterase, which produces MARCAGVMAAVVTVLLTVGCGSSASPSPAPSALMPSTGSATVEIGGRQVTVFVPESYDPDRPAPLVVGLHGYGSDARELESYLRLIPEARSRGFVYVTPDGTAESGGERFWNATDACCAFSPPAPDDSLFLHDLIGTVLRTYRIDPDRVSVIGHSNGGAMALRMACDHADQIAAVVSLAGIGADDPARCRPSEPVSVLAIHGDADETIAIGGGEINGVPYPPAALTVARWVEADGCASPGRDGADIDLDAGLPGVDTSVHVWSEGCGGTSTVQAWTINGGAHIPQLGPGFTPAVLDFLL
- a CDS encoding STAS domain-containing protein: MQHVSLKLEASVAVVRVSGDIDLDTAVELWAVLEEAVAACPAVVVDLSDADVVDSTGVGALIRGRNAARSRSGELVLAGSSAFLRTVLETMRLTAELPTYRTVDEAVAALR